The nucleotide sequence AACATTGGCTAGGCACAGATAATTATGGGCGCGATATTCTTTCTCGCCTTATCTATGGTACTCGCCCCATGCTAGGTTTAGTGGGGCTGGTGGCACTAATTACGTTACCTTTAGGATTATTGATTGGGATTTTATCTGGATATTACGGTGGTTGGACTGAACGTATTTTAATGCGCTTCACCGATATTGTGATGTCAATGCCTTCTCTTATTCTCGCTTTCGCTTTTGTCGCAATATTAGGCCCTGGCCTACTCAATGGTGCATTAGCACTGGCTTTAACTGCATGGCCAGCTTATGCGCGACAATCGCGCAGTGAAATTCAACATTTACGCAATAGTGATTATCTTGCTGCGGCTGAAATGATGGGAATTAAGGGTATCCGACTGTTATGGGGACATATTTTACCCCTGTGTTTACCTTCAGCCATTGTTCGTTTAGCGCTGAATTTAGCGGTGATTATCCTCGCGGCAGCAGGATTGGGTTTTCTGGGATTAGGCGCTCGCCCACCGATGGCGGAATGGGGGGCAATGATCGCAGAAGGCATGCCTGTTATTTTTGATCAATGGTGGGTTGCCGCTATTCCGGGTACAGCAATTTTAATCAGTAGTCTGGCATTTAATTTATTGGGTGATGGATTACGCGATGTATTGGGAGATACCCATGAATAAAACACCATTAATTGAAGTAAATAACCTCTGTATTGATTTCCCAAAGGCAAGAGTGGTCAATAATGTCTCTTTCACTTTAGGGCAAGAGCGTTTGGCAGTTGTTGGCGAATCAGGCTCAGGCAAGTCAATGACCGCTCGTGCATTAATGGGATTAGTTCGTCAGCCGGGAAAAGTCAGCGCAGATAAACTAAGCTTGCAAGGAAATAATCTATTGGATTTCTCGTCTCGCCAATGGAATAACATTCGAGGTAATACAATTTCAATGGTACTACAAGATCCTCGTTACGCCTTAAATCCTGTAAAAACCATTTATCAACAAGTAGAAGAAACCGTAAAACAGCATCAAAAACTTTCGCGCCAAGATAGACGCCAACTTATCATCGATACACTGCTGTCTGTTGGTTTACCTGAACAGAATATTTATCGCTATCCCGGTGAATTATCAGGTGGTATGGGGCAACGAGCAATGATAGCTATTGCGCTAATTAATAACCCTACTATTTTAATTGCCGATGAACCGACATCGGCACTTGATGCTCAGCTTCGTCATCAAATCCTTGAACTAATCACCACACAGTGTGAACAACGTAATATGGGCTTATTGCTAATTAGCCATGATTTGCCCCTTGTTGCCGAATATTGCGAACGTGTCATGGTGATGTACCAAGGCGAACAAGTCGATGAACTTAATGCCAAAGACTTACCTACCGCCACGCATCCTTATACACGTACACTTTGGACATGTAGACCCAATGCAAGCACTTATGGCACTCAATTGCCTGTATTAGATAGAACGATTAATTTCAAGGGAATACATCATGCTAATTGATATTCATGATTTACATGTTCAATTTGAGCAAGGTAAACAAGCAAAGCACGTTGTAAAGGGAATTAATTTACATGTTCAACAAGGTGAAACCTTTAGCTTAATAGGTCGTTCTGGTTGTGGAAAGTCGACTGTTTTACGTGTGATTGCTGGATTATTGCCCCATTGGCAAGGTAATATATCGCTTTTAGAGCAAACTATTAAACCTCAACAACGTTTTCAAGGGACATTACGCCGTAATATACAAATGGTGTTTCAAGATCCCTACGCCTCTTTACACCCTCAACACCGTATTGAACGGGCGTTTTCTGAGCCTTTAAAAATCCATCACATTCCTTTTGACAAAAATACGATTGAGCAAGCATTAGCCCAAGTTGGTTTGCCTGCGGATGTAACAAGTCGTTATCCTCATCAACTTTCTGGTGGACAGCGCCAACGTGTCGCCATTGCGAGAGCCCTTTTATTACAACCTCAATTATTACTTTTAGACGAGCCAACTTCAGCACTAGATATGTCAGTACAAGCCGAGATCTTAAATCTGCTTAACACACTGAAAAAAGAGCATAATATGACATATTTATTAGTAAGCCATGATGCCGATGTGATTGCTCATATGTCTGATAGAGCCGCACTCATGGAAAATGGTGAGTTAACACAACATTATGATCGAGAAGCGTTATCAAAAGGGATACATCGTCTTGATTGAAATAAAAGAAAAACAGATGTGAAGAAAGGAGCAGAGCAGTATTTGAGTGATTCATACTGCTCTTTTAATAGCGCTGCGCTGTGTTTACACTAATAAGCCCGGGAAAATAGAACGTAATCCGGTCACAATAAATTCAATACCTAACGACATTAATAATAAGCCCATTATACGAGTAACCACGTTAATGCCTGTTTGCCCTAAATATTTCACTAATAATGTTGCACTACGGAAAAGTAACCAACAACAGAATGCAAAAAAGATACTGGTTGCGGCTAATCCTAAAAAGTTAGTAAAGCCTTCCCAGCGAGAGCTCCACACAATACAAGAACTGATTGCTCCAGGCCCTGCCATTAATGGTAATGCTAAAGGCACAACAGCAACACTATTACGTACTGCGGATTCGTTTCGTTCTTGATTGTTTTGTTTATCTTCCCCTAAACGCCCATTTATCATTGTCATTGCAATAGTAACAATCAGTATTCCCCCTGCTATACGAAACGAGTCGATAGAAATACCGAAAATACTCAGTATAGAATCACCGATTAACAGAGAAGAAACTAAAATAATTGCAACGGAGCCATTCGCAATTAAGTTTGTTTTGTTACGCCCTGCATCAGTTTGATAACTCGTCATACTGATAAAGACAGGCAAAATACCAATTGGGTTTACAATCGCAAAAAGACCGACAAAAAATTTAATATAACCGGATAAATCCAGCAGTGACCCCATGAAAAGCCCCTTCTTGGCTAATAAACATGCGAATTATTCTATAAAAGATAGAGTAACTCCAAAAAATGCGCGTTACTTTAAATCAATAAACCAGTTAATTCTATTAGTTAACAAGTTTTTACCTAAAATATTCTCTTGTAAACTGATCAAAACCTAGTGGTTTAATTTTATATCGAAATAGAGTATACGACAAAAAAATCGTTGAATATTTATTTCATATAAGAATCATTCTCATAAATAGCCTTGCTGAAAGGTGTCAGCTTGCTAGTTTTGTGATATACATCACGTTAATTAATTAGAAAGATGGTAAGCTGTTACCATTCGAAGAAAGAGGGTTACTTCGAAAATATATTTACCTTTATTATTGTTTTTTTAAGTTTTTTAAGCAAATTATGCCCTCTTATAATTATTACTGAAATAAGCACATTATCATCTATCTAAGCTATTCTTATTAGTTATGGCGATAACGGCTAATTTGCTTAAAAAATTTAACATTTTATCAGGAGTCTCTTTATGTCTGTAACTAACGTTACTGAACTCAATGATTTGGTTGCTCGTGTAAAAAAAGCTCAACGTGAATTTGCTAACTTCTCTCAAGAACAAGTTGATGCTATTTTCCGTGCTGCTGCATTAGCTGCCGCTGATGCCCGTATTCCTCTTGCAAAATTGGCTGTTAAAGAGTCTGGTATGGGTATCGTTGAAGATAAAGTGATTAAAAACCACTTTGCTTCTGAGTACATCTACAATGCGTATAAAGACGAAAAAACCTGCGGTATCTTATCTGAAGATCTGACTTACGGCACAATAACCATTGCTGAACCTATTGGGATCATCTGTGGTATCGTACCAACAACTAACCCAACTTCTACTGCGATTTTTAAAGCATTAATTAGCTTAAAAACACGTAATGGTATTATCTTCTCTCCACACCCTCGTGCAAAAGAAGCGACAAACCGTGCAGCTGAAATCGTCTTAAATGCAGCTATCGCTGCTGGTGCACCAAAAGATATTATTGGTTGGATTGATGAGCCTTCTGTTGCCCTATCTAACGCGTTAATGCACCATGATGATATTAACCTGATCTTAGCGACAGGTGGTCCAGGCATGGTTAAAGCAGCGTATAGTTCTGGTAAACCAGCTATCGGCGTTGGTGCAGGTAATACACCAGTGGTTATTGATGATTCTGCTGATATCAAACGTGCAGTGGCTTCAATCTTAATGTCTAAAACTTTCGATAACGGCGTAATTTGTGCATCAGAGCAATCTGTTATCGTTGTTGACAGCATTTACAAACAAGTTCGTGAGCGTTTCTCAACTCACGGCGGTTACATGCTGACAGGTAAAGAATTAAAAGCTGTTCAAGACATCATCTTAAAAGATGGTAACTTAAACGCAGCTATTGTGGGTCAACCTGCAACAAAAATTGCTGAAATGGCTGGCATTGAAGTACCTGTAAATACCAAAATTTTAATTGGTGAAGTCAAAGAAACAACAGAAGCAGAACCCTTTGCTCACGAGAAATTATCTCCACTATTAGCCATGTATCATGCTCAATCGTTTGAAGATGCGGTGCTAAAAGCTGAAAAATTAGTTGAGATGGGTGGTATCGGTCACACTTCTTGCTTATATACAGACCAAGATAACTGTCCTGAACATGTTGCCTACTTCGGCGACAAAATGAAAACATCTCGTATTTTAATCAATACTCCAGCATCTCAAGGTGGTATTGGTGACTTATACAACTTTAAGCTTGCTCCTTCTCTAACATTAGGTTGCGGTTCATGGGGTGGTAACTCCATTTCTGAAAACGTAGGGCCAAAACACCTTATCAACACTAAAACCGTGGCGAAAAGAGCAGAAAATATGTTGTGGCATAAACTTCCAAAATCTATTTACTTCCGCCGTGGTTGTTTACCTATCGCTCTAGAAGAGATTGCGACTGACGGTAAAAAACGTGCCTTTATCGTGACCGACAGTTTCTTATTCAACAATGGTTATGTTGATGAAGTCACTCGCGTACTGAAAAAATTTGGCGTTGAAACAGAAGTATTCTTTGAAGTTGAAGCCGATCCTACATTAAGTATTGTGCGTAAAGGCGCAGAACAAATGAACAGCTTTAAACCTGATGTGATCATCGCATTAGGTGGTGGTTCACCAATGGATGCGGCGAAAATCATGTGGGTTATGTATGAACACCCTGAAACTCATTTCGAAGAATTAGCATTACGCTTTATGGATATCCGTAAACGTATTTACAAATTCCCGAAAATGGGTGTGAAAGCACAAATGGTTGCTATCACAACAACATCAGGTACTGGCTCTGAAGTAACGCCATTTGCGGTAGTAACTGATGACGAAACAGGCCAAAAATATCCATTAGCAGACTATGCATTAACCCCAGATATGGCTATCGTTGATGCAAACCTTGTTATGAATATGCCTAAATCTCTGTGTGCATTTGGTGGTTTAGACGCTGTAACTCACGCATTAGAAGCCTATGTTTCTGTATTAGCGAACGAATATTCTGATGGGCAAGCACTGCAAGCATTAAAATTACTGAAAGAATATCTGCCTGCAAGTTATCATGAAGGCGCAAAAAACCCTGTTGCTCGTGAGCGTGTTCATAATGCGGCAACTATTGCAGGTATTGCTTTTGCTAACGCATTCTTGGGTGTTTGTCACTCAATGGCGCATAAATTAGGCTCTGAGTTCCATATTCCTCACGGTTTAGCTAATGCGTTATTAATTTCAAACGTTATTCGTTATAACGCTAATGACAACCCAACAAAACAAACTGCATTTAGCCAATACGACCGTCCTCAAGCACGTCGTCGTTATGCAGAAATTGCTGATCACTTAGAACTTTCAGCACCGGGTGACCGTACTGCTGCTAAAATTGAAAAATTGTTAGCTTGGTTAGAAGAAATGAAATCTTCATTAGGCATTCCATCTTCTATTCGTGAAGCTGGCGTCCAAGAGAGTGATTTCTTAGCAAGAGTTGATAAATTATCTGAAGATGCGTTTGATGATCAATGTACTGGTGCTAACCCACGTTACCCACTGATCTCTGAACTGAAACAACTGTTATTAGATTCTTATTACGGTCGTGAATTTAATGAGCATCCAGTTGTTGAAGTAAAAGAAGAAGCAAAACCAGCTAAAAAAAGCAGTAAAAAATAATCGAAACACACTGTGTTAATGTGATCCTCGATATTTCGGTTATTTGTTCTTAAATAGAAACCCAGTCCTATGGCTGGGTTTTTTTATGGCTGATCATTTGTTTATATGCATTTTGCTACTGATTTCTGAGATTGAGGAATAAGGCGGGAGAAGTCACTATTCAGTCATAAATTATAGGTATTTACACCTAGTTAAAAAGTTTGGTTTTTACTATAAAAATAGTGTCTTCCTTTACACGTTCATAATTAGCTCTAAAAAAGACGCTGAACAACTTATCATTCAAGTCATACCATCGCATTACCATATTATAAAAAATGCCTTATAGATGATTACAAGACGCATCAAACTCTTTTCCTCTTTCATTAGTTGGTATAATTATTTCATTCTTACCTTATTTTCTTCATAAAATGACTATAACGATATGTGAAACTATTGTGTTCGCTTTACGATTTACAATCGTGCTTTTCTTCTTATCCGATAAAAATAAATAGACTTCATCATTTTGATTATTAATTAGTGATCAAAATATAGAAATATAGATATTTTATATCCATAGCCACATTGGATTTATAAAAAACATAATTTCAATAAAATATTATCGAAATGAGGCTTGCTAGCTTGCGAACGTAATAAAGGTCGCTATTTGTGCTTTCCATATAGAAATTACTCCTTTAGGAGTATAAAAGGAGCCTGTTTATCCGTATTGACAGGCATAAAGTGAAGTGCTTTATTTATTCAATAACAAATTAAGCATCCTATAATCAGCATCTATAAGACCCGATATAAATGTTTCATTATACAAGCCATAGATAAAAGAAATATTTTTTCAGTATTTCATGACTATCTTTATTCAATTTTATTAAACTATGAATAATATAAATGCATCAAATGTCTATCTCTCTTATCATTTGTAAAAAACAATATCGACATCACAAAACAAACACCTTACGTATATTTGATTATGTCTTTTTTGATTAATGATAATGAAATTGATGAAATAAATAAATTTTCCCATCAAAAAATAACATCTCGTCACAGACGAAAATCAAACTCTCCGCAATTTGATATAAAAAAAGCCAATAAATTGGCTAAAAATTAAAAATATATAAGTATTTTTTAGTATTACGTAATATAACACTTTATTTTAATTCTTATTTCATCTCCCTCTTTCACTCTGACAAATTAGTAAAAGAGGGAAATTGAAAAGGTTACTCTTGTTCAATACACCCTTTTAGCGTTGCCTGCGTATAATGCTTACGGCAGACTGAAACATATTTTTCATTTCCACCTATTTCAACTTGAGCACCATCACTCAGTACATTTCCTTTATCATCTAAACGTAATACTTTATTTGCCTTTCTGCCGCAGTAACATACTGTTTTAAGTTCTACCAGTTTATCAGCCCATGCTAATAAATAAGCACTACCTGTAAATAACTCACCTCTAAAATCCGTTCTTAATCCATAAGTGAGAACGGGAATATCATAGATATCCGTTATTTCGCAAAGTTGTTCGACATGTGCCTTACTTAAAAATTGGCATTCATCAATCAATACACAGTGAATCGGTTGTTTGTTATGCTCAGCAACAATAACGTCGCGAATATTCATATCATCACTAAAGAGTAATGCATCCGCACTTAATCCTATTCTTGAGCTAATCTTCCCCTTTGCAAAGCGTGTATCAATAGCCGCAGTGAAAATCAATGTACGCATTCCTCGTTCATTATAGTTATAAGAGGATTGCAATAAAGATGTTGATTTTCCAGCATTCATGGCTGAATAATAAAAATAAAGTTGAGCCATCAGCTCACTCCTTAAATAGTGTTTATTTTCACGAGCGACAGTCTAACATAAACATTCTACAAGTTATCCATAACAAGTATTTATTACCTTTATTTCTATTCTAGATATACTACCGAAAGATGAACTTCGTTGTTAATGCTAATTTTTGCTTAAAAAATAAATAGCTTTAATAAGTACTTAACATATTAAAACACACCTTGATATACCTTTATTAAAGTATGAAAGTTAGTCCGATTCCATTTTTAGAAAAAAGTCCGTTATTATAAAAAAATGAACAAAGCTTTCTATTCTTTAGCATTAGCGCTATCATCAGTTAAAAGATGCATTTCCTTACTAATATTTCCTTTATTGACTAAAGATGCCTCAACTTTTATTATTTTTTTCGTTGAGATATTAGTTTAAAAAAAAGAAATTTTACGTAAGGTTTGTATTTAGGTATTGCAGAAATTTAAATAGCAATCTATTATTAGTATTACATCAGCCAACAACATTTATTTGAGACCAGGAAAATGAGCGAATCTTTAAAAATATTAAATAACATCCGTACTCTCCGTGCACAAGCAAGAGAAACTTCTTTAGAAACTTTAGAAGAAATGCTGGAGAAACTCGAAGTTGTCGTTAATGAGCGTCGTGAAGAATTCTCATTAGAAAAAGCAGCTGAAGAAGAACGTGTTCAAAAATTACAAAAATACCGTGAAATGTTAGAAGAAGCCGGTATTGATCCAACAGACTTACTTGAAGCAAGTGCTGTTAATAAAACAGGCCGTGCTAAACGTGCAGCTCGCCCTGCTAAATACTCTTACGTTGATGAAAATGGTGAAACTAAAACTTGGACAGGCCAAGGTCGTACACCAGCAGTAATCAAACGTGCTATTGATGAAGAAGGCAAATCATTAGACGATTTCCTGCTGTAATTTAAGTCAATACTCTATTTGAAATACCCTTTTAAATAATTAAAAGGGTATTTCCTTGTTTACCCCATTTAATTAAACAAGCGTTTAATTTTAATATGTGCTGATGTTGTTTGTATTAAATGTAGGTAAGCGAAAATAAAAAATGTAATAACTGCGTTATTTATTTTTATTTATAATGAAAAAGGAGCTTTTATAGCTCCTTTTTTCTTTGATCCAATTAAACTAATATTATTAATTTTTATAATAACTTAAATACCAATCAACAAACTGTTTTACGCCATATTCTACTTCGGTATTCGGCGAGAAACCTATTGTCTCAAACAAGTCTTGGCAATCAGCACAAGTAGAAAGCACATCACCATCTTGCATTGGCATTAAATTCAATTTAGCTTTAATATTTAATGACTTTTCTATCGCTTCAATGAATGCCATCAATTTGGTTGGTTGCCCATTACCCACATTATAGATTTTATAAGGTGCAGAACTTGAAGACGTTTCACCTTTCTCTACTGTCCAGTTTTCATCTGCCTCTGGTACAACATTAACTAATCGAACAACAGATCCCACGATATCATCGACATAAGTGAAATCACGCGTCATATTTCCACTGTTATAAACATCAATAGGTTCACCAGCTAGCATTGCCTTGGTGAATTTAAATAATGCCATATCAGGACGTCCCCAAGGACCATATACCGTAAAGAAACGCAATCCTGTTGTTGGTAATTGATATAAATGTGAATAGCTATGAGACATTAACTCATTGGCTTTCTTTGTCGCCGCATATAATGAAACAGGGTGATCAACACTATCTTCTGTTGAGAAAGGCTGTTTCTGATTTAAACCATAAACAGAGCTTGAAGAGGAATAGATAAGATGTCCGACTTTATTATGGCGGCATCCTTCTAATATATTAATATGCCCAACAATATTCGCATCAATATATGCCATTGGGTTTTCAATTGAATAGCGAACACCTGGTTGAGCAGCTAAATGAATAACTCGGTCAAATTGGTGTGATGCAAATAATTGAGCCACTTTTGCTGAGTCAACTATATCAAGTTTCTCAAAATGGAATTTTTCTAGCTGTTGTAATTTAGCTAATCGAGCTTCTTTTAAACGCACATCATAATAATCATTCAGGTTATCTATTCCGACAACATGATAACCCATCTCGATTAAACGCTGGCTCATATGATAGCCAATAAAACCCGCAGCACCTGTTACCAATATTTTCATATTATTACTCAATAACCCAATAATTTATTTTTCATGTCAACGCTATCATGCTTAATATCACCTAGATTAAACATCATAACGCTTAACATCGTCATACATTACAGAAATCAACATGGCTCAATACTAAATGCATTGAGCCATACCTTAATCTCTTACAATCACTTTATCTAGCATTTCCCATAAAGTATCAGCTTATTATGCATCATTCATTTATAGGAATTATACAATGAGATTAACCATATAAATGATTATTAATGGGCTTTATTTCACTATATCTTTAATGATTTTAGCCATTGTGCAAAGTCTTCACCGAACTCTTCGTGCTGTATTCCGTACTCTACGAAGGCTTTCATATATCCTAATTTATTACCACAATCGTGGCTTTTCCCTTGTAGGTGATAAGCTTCAACAGCTTCTTTTTCAATCAGCATTGCAATCGCATCCGTTAACTGAATTTCATCTCCAGCACCAGGTGCTGTTTTCGCTAATAGTGGCCAAATACTTTCAGATAACACATAACGCCCTACGATAGATAAATTCGAAGGTGCTTCTTCTTTCTTAGGTTTTTCAACAACACGAGTAATTGGTTTGCTATCACCTGGACATAAGTTTTCACCCATGCAATCAACAATACCATAATTAGAGACTTCATCTTCAGGAACAGGCTCAACAAGGATTTGACTTGCGCCAGAACGCTCAAAGTGAGAAAGCATCTCTTTTAAGTTAACTTTCGTTAAATCAGCACTGTATCTATCTAAAATAACATCAGGCAGGATAACAGCGAAAGGTTCATCACCAATTAATGGCTTAGCACATAAAATGGCATGACCTAATCCCTTCGCTATTCCCTGACGAGTTTGCATAATAGTGACATGGCTTGGGCAAATGCCTTGTACTTCTTCTAATAACTGGCGTTTTACTCGTTTTTCTAAAATTGCTTCTAATTCGAAACTTGTATCAAAATGGTTTTCAATTGAATTTTTAGATGAATGTGTAACAAGTACAATTTCATTAATACCTGCGGCAATACATTCATTCACCACATATTGAATAAGAGGCTTATCAACCACTGGCAACATCTCTTTTGGAATTGCCTTGGTTGCAGGTAGCATTCGTGTTCCTAATCCAGCAACAGGGATCACCGCTTTTCTAACTTTACGCACTGCTGATGACATTATACTTCTCCTGCAATTCGTACCGTTCTACTTTCAGATGTGAATGGGTACAATTAAAAATAATCGCCAGAGTATACCAGCTAATATCTAAGGATAAACAGAGTCCTACCCGTTAATTGAGATAGTTCTTCATTTATGTTTAATATATGCACGATATTCTGTTTTTATTTAATCTAAATTTAACTTTTATAGATAGGGGAAAACATTAATTTAATCTGGTTTGTGTTATCCCAAATTTTACATTGCCAATTTGTTCCCTCGCATTTTACTTGATTAATATATAAAAGTTGCAATGTACCTAAGGGAACACCGCTATTTAATTCAAATTTTTTACTTTCTGTTTTTATTTCAGCTTTTAAACCCGCCGAGGCTAATAATATATTTTTTTTCTGCGTATGATAATATCCTAGCGTTATAGGGAATTGCCCTTTCACCCCAATCTCATTAAGCATTTTATTTAGTTTATTCAACATATTATACATACTTGGTAAAGATCGTATTTTTTCTGATGACTTTAATACATCATTAAAAACAACCCGTAAGAGTAAAGCGACCAAAAGCCCATTTTCATCATCTCTCGATATATCGACACAATAGAAGATAATTTGATCTTCGGATAAAGCCGCAATATCAAATAATAAACCCATTTTAGCAATATCATTTAATTGACGATAATTAACACAATATCCCGCAACAATCTGCT is from Proteus columbae and encodes:
- a CDS encoding ABC transporter permease; this translates as MSSSFLRKIARSPSAFIGLSLLILLLIIAIFAPWLAPYDPNWQHAAQRLLAPNAEHWLGTDNYGRDILSRLIYGTRPMLGLVGLVALITLPLGLLIGILSGYYGGWTERILMRFTDIVMSMPSLILAFAFVAILGPGLLNGALALALTAWPAYARQSRSEIQHLRNSDYLAAAEMMGIKGIRLLWGHILPLCLPSAIVRLALNLAVIILAAAGLGFLGLGARPPMAEWGAMIAEGMPVIFDQWWVAAIPGTAILISSLAFNLLGDGLRDVLGDTHE
- the rssB gene encoding two-component system response regulator RssB is translated as MNKALVGKKILIIDDEVVFRTMLTEYFSHEKACVYTTDNGSQALSLLEGGLLPDLILCDIRMPVMNGPTFLCHLEQRKLAIPVIAISCTDNMAEVDDMLRLGAQEIFLKPIAHLEKLKQKVIEVLCPGFFESVLIEGIHLEPLWNSLRKDTHYIQSFIKQMQPQVKQIVAGYCVNYRQLNDIAKMGLLFDIAALSEDQIIFYCVDISRDDENGLLVALLLRVVFNDVLKSSEKIRSLPSMYNMLNKLNKMLNEIGVKGQFPITLGYYHTQKKNILLASAGLKAEIKTESKKFELNSGVPLGTLQLLYINQVKCEGTNWQCKIWDNTNQIKLMFSPIYKS
- a CDS encoding ABC transporter ATP-binding protein — protein: MLIDIHDLHVQFEQGKQAKHVVKGINLHVQQGETFSLIGRSGCGKSTVLRVIAGLLPHWQGNISLLEQTIKPQQRFQGTLRRNIQMVFQDPYASLHPQHRIERAFSEPLKIHHIPFDKNTIEQALAQVGLPADVTSRYPHQLSGGQRQRVAIARALLLQPQLLLLDEPTSALDMSVQAEILNLLNTLKKEHNMTYLLVSHDADVIAHMSDRAALMENGELTQHYDREALSKGIHRLD
- the galU gene encoding UTP--glucose-1-phosphate uridylyltransferase GalU, with the translated sequence MSSAVRKVRKAVIPVAGLGTRMLPATKAIPKEMLPVVDKPLIQYVVNECIAAGINEIVLVTHSSKNSIENHFDTSFELEAILEKRVKRQLLEEVQGICPSHVTIMQTRQGIAKGLGHAILCAKPLIGDEPFAVILPDVILDRYSADLTKVNLKEMLSHFERSGASQILVEPVPEDEVSNYGIVDCMGENLCPGDSKPITRVVEKPKKEEAPSNLSIVGRYVLSESIWPLLAKTAPGAGDEIQLTDAIAMLIEKEAVEAYHLQGKSHDCGNKLGYMKAFVEYGIQHEEFGEDFAQWLKSLKI
- a CDS encoding NAD-dependent epimerase, with the protein product MKILVTGAAGFIGYHMSQRLIEMGYHVVGIDNLNDYYDVRLKEARLAKLQQLEKFHFEKLDIVDSAKVAQLFASHQFDRVIHLAAQPGVRYSIENPMAYIDANIVGHINILEGCRHNKVGHLIYSSSSSVYGLNQKQPFSTEDSVDHPVSLYAATKKANELMSHSYSHLYQLPTTGLRFFTVYGPWGRPDMALFKFTKAMLAGEPIDVYNSGNMTRDFTYVDDIVGSVVRLVNVVPEADENWTVEKGETSSSSAPYKIYNVGNGQPTKLMAFIEAIEKSLNIKAKLNLMPMQDGDVLSTCADCQDLFETIGFSPNTEVEYGVKQFVDWYLSYYKN
- a CDS encoding YchE family NAAT transporter translates to MGSLLDLSGYIKFFVGLFAIVNPIGILPVFISMTSYQTDAGRNKTNLIANGSVAIILVSSLLIGDSILSIFGISIDSFRIAGGILIVTIAMTMINGRLGEDKQNNQERNESAVRNSVAVVPLALPLMAGPGAISSCIVWSSRWEGFTNFLGLAATSIFFAFCCWLLFRSATLLVKYLGQTGINVVTRIMGLLLMSLGIEFIVTGLRSIFPGLLV
- the adhE gene encoding bifunctional acetaldehyde-CoA/alcohol dehydrogenase, whose amino-acid sequence is MSVTNVTELNDLVARVKKAQREFANFSQEQVDAIFRAAALAAADARIPLAKLAVKESGMGIVEDKVIKNHFASEYIYNAYKDEKTCGILSEDLTYGTITIAEPIGIICGIVPTTNPTSTAIFKALISLKTRNGIIFSPHPRAKEATNRAAEIVLNAAIAAGAPKDIIGWIDEPSVALSNALMHHDDINLILATGGPGMVKAAYSSGKPAIGVGAGNTPVVIDDSADIKRAVASILMSKTFDNGVICASEQSVIVVDSIYKQVRERFSTHGGYMLTGKELKAVQDIILKDGNLNAAIVGQPATKIAEMAGIEVPVNTKILIGEVKETTEAEPFAHEKLSPLLAMYHAQSFEDAVLKAEKLVEMGGIGHTSCLYTDQDNCPEHVAYFGDKMKTSRILINTPASQGGIGDLYNFKLAPSLTLGCGSWGGNSISENVGPKHLINTKTVAKRAENMLWHKLPKSIYFRRGCLPIALEEIATDGKKRAFIVTDSFLFNNGYVDEVTRVLKKFGVETEVFFEVEADPTLSIVRKGAEQMNSFKPDVIIALGGGSPMDAAKIMWVMYEHPETHFEELALRFMDIRKRIYKFPKMGVKAQMVAITTTSGTGSEVTPFAVVTDDETGQKYPLADYALTPDMAIVDANLVMNMPKSLCAFGGLDAVTHALEAYVSVLANEYSDGQALQALKLLKEYLPASYHEGAKNPVARERVHNAATIAGIAFANAFLGVCHSMAHKLGSEFHIPHGLANALLISNVIRYNANDNPTKQTAFSQYDRPQARRRYAEIADHLELSAPGDRTAAKIEKLLAWLEEMKSSLGIPSSIREAGVQESDFLARVDKLSEDAFDDQCTGANPRYPLISELKQLLLDSYYGREFNEHPVVEVKEEAKPAKKSSKK
- the hns gene encoding histone-like nucleoid-structuring protein H-NS, whose protein sequence is MSESLKILNNIRTLRAQARETSLETLEEMLEKLEVVVNERREEFSLEKAAEEERVQKLQKYREMLEEAGIDPTDLLEASAVNKTGRAKRAARPAKYSYVDENGETKTWTGQGRTPAVIKRAIDEEGKSLDDFLL
- a CDS encoding ABC transporter ATP-binding protein → MNKTPLIEVNNLCIDFPKARVVNNVSFTLGQERLAVVGESGSGKSMTARALMGLVRQPGKVSADKLSLQGNNLLDFSSRQWNNIRGNTISMVLQDPRYALNPVKTIYQQVEETVKQHQKLSRQDRRQLIIDTLLSVGLPEQNIYRYPGELSGGMGQRAMIAIALINNPTILIADEPTSALDAQLRHQILELITTQCEQRNMGLLLISHDLPLVAEYCERVMVMYQGEQVDELNAKDLPTATHPYTRTLWTCRPNASTYGTQLPVLDRTINFKGIHHAN
- a CDS encoding thymidine kinase, with translation MAQLYFYYSAMNAGKSTSLLQSSYNYNERGMRTLIFTAAIDTRFAKGKISSRIGLSADALLFSDDMNIRDVIVAEHNKQPIHCVLIDECQFLSKAHVEQLCEITDIYDIPVLTYGLRTDFRGELFTGSAYLLAWADKLVELKTVCYCGRKANKVLRLDDKGNVLSDGAQVEIGGNEKYVSVCRKHYTQATLKGCIEQE